gatgtttcgccatcactgctgccttcactggaagctttatgcttatgtgacttaagcatctcagatttgttgaatgtaacatctctattGATGATTACCTTTTCGGACTCTACACACCAGAgtttatacccttttacaccagtactacagcccaagaattttgctttcttggctctaggatcaagcttactttctttagcatgatagtaagcaggacatctgaaaatgtgtaaaaagtcataatcagtagcatgtttacctctccacatttcaatgggtgtcttcccgtcattggcagctgcgggtagtcggttgatgaggtggcaggcatatgtcatagcttcagcccaaaatttctTACTGAGTCCAGCAgtcagcaacatacatcgcactttctctaataaagtacgattcatttgttctgccacaccgttctgctgtggtgtacctcgtaccatgaagtgtctgacaattccctctctccggcatacttccatgaagggatcTGAAGTGtattcacctccattatcagatctgagccgcttgatcttcctgccggtctgagtctcaaccattttcttccaattaaggaagattttcagcacttcatctttattcttcatcgtatacacccacacacaatgagaataatcatcaacaaaagttacaaaccaatgcttacctcccaaagatgcattttgggtaggtccccaaacatcggagtgcacatagtcaagaattccctgtgtattgtgtactgcggttccaaacttgatccgcctctgcttccccaatacacagtgctcacagaaagacagtttaccagtctttgcacctttgagtaagccttgcttcaccagtgtttgcaaagctttttctcctgcgtgtcccatacgtatatgccaaagactggtggtgtcggcatcagtctcatttaacttctcacagcctgtggaagctcttccatcaacagtacttccttgcaagaagtataAGTTTCCTCGCATCAAGCCTTTCATTGCCActtgaactcccattagtactttgagagttcgtcttcaatggcgattctaaatccctttgaatccagagatcccagtgagatgagattcttccgcaagtccggaacgtaccgaacttctgtcagaaTCTTGATgctgccatcgtgcagctttaaccgaatgctacctattccctatgtcttacaggcactgtcattgcccataagtactgctccaccctcgatctttgtgaagtcagtaaaccagtcccgattgggacacatgtgataggtacatccggaatccataatccattcatcggaatgacaaatggatgatgaacttatcaaggaaaaatctgaatcatcatctctgtccacgacattggctgtggtgggttgattctgctgttgtcccttccggttgggacaattcttcctccagtgtcctttgttgtgacaaaaggaacactcgtctttGGCGAGTTTTCTGtagactgatgaaccacgtgatgtgacccgggttttcgaatgaaaacctttcctccttccgggataccttgactgtggtctcccccttgctgttagcgcttcacttgatgcATCTTGCTGTACCTGCTTATCCTTtctccggtactcattgctaattaaagaactagatacatcgtcaaaactaatactttccttcccatacagtagagtagtaattaaatgctcatatgtatcaggcaaggaatttaacaaaagtaaagctttatctttatcttcgatttcaacatccaagtttaacaaatcagcaagaatttggttgtaactattcagatgttcagacatagaaATACCTTTATAAAATTGGAATCtaaagagcttcttcttcaagtgcaaacggctcttaatgctcttcttcatgaacttatcctccaatttctgccaaagtaccctagcatctatctctctcatgacaaaatacttttgttctttggtaaggcataatcgaattgtactacaagcttgagtgttaagcttcttccaaccctgatTAGTCATATCATCTGACTTTCCTTCCAAcacaatatccaactcttgttggataaaaacgtccatgacttcacactgccacatgccaAAGTTTCTTGTTCCATtgaacttctcaacttcaaacttggcatttgacacagtggaccgacgTCCTTAGCTACTGGCATATTCAAAGCTCCTGTCTCTTccagatccttccatttgaatttagaaaatttagactcaaaatttcaaaattctaaccgtacggatgagtccgaaatgatccaaatagtcgGAAAGCACTATTtaatcgttgaaatcggactccagatggcttagatcaagcccaaaatggatCTAGAAAATGGACGGTTTTGATCTATCTGGCGCGTGGGATGCACGCACGCGGGTAGGGCATCTGGGGCGCGTGGGCGTGTGTATTACATGCACTGCAGCAGCTGTGTGCGAATGGGGGCACGTGAGGCGCGTGGATTACACGCGCTGAACCTGTGTAGGGCGCGTGGGGAGCGTGTTCTTCACccatcttcaacctctggagcgcgtgaggGCACGTGGGCGCGTGTGGCTCAGTCGTCTTCTTCCTGCGATgtgcgtgggggcgcgtgaatTACAGTAGATGCACGCGCTGACCTTCTAGGGGCGCATGTGGGatcctccgacctccgttttcgattctgtttgcggcaacggattcgtctcggcgcgaggaacaccctagagttgtcaaaaattgattttgagcaacttgaattttcggacagctcaaaccagagctctgataccaattgttgtgccttcGGCCTgttcaaaaatcacacaagataattttaaagtggttcagcaaattgcttacgtccactggagcctcttttatagaatttgtacgagatttacaaaacactacaaaattctatttctctctctcacgtccctctttctttcttcacCCACTGCCTCCTCTGCAAATCAGAACTCtcttatttataggagaagttctcCTCAACAAATTGCTAGCCGATTTcggtgcagcaatttgctgctaAAAATAAGGGAGGAccctaataaaaataaagcaccGAATGGTGCATGTGCGTTCGGTGCAGCAGGCCACTTGGGTGGCTTTTAACAATCGGTACACTGTACCACACACTCTCCAAGATCGAGTTCCATCTGCAATGTGTCACAAACCCTCCGATGGATTTGTGGGACAACACCTCCACTTGTGGAGCCCAGCCACATATCATCCCAACTTCTCTCGTTCTTTCCAGAAATCTTGGGGGCATTATCTCCTCCAGATTATGGGAATCCGTAAGTGGGCCAAACCTATCACTTGAGGTTCTCAAACGTATTGACCACAGGAATCGGTGGCCACTCCGCTCCAGCCCAAGTGCTATCTCTTTCAGCTGGGGTGCACTGAAGGTCCCCCAGCTTCCCAAGCACAGGAACACCACCGATGAAGGAGGTTGATCATCAAGCTACTTCATGATCTCCTCGTGTTTGACCTGATTAACTCCCGAATGATTCTTATTCTCGAGGTCAATCACCGGCCCCACTGTGTAAACTGGAGGCGTTTTATCATCCAAAAATGAGTCAACCGCATGCGTTTCCAGCTCGTAAAACGTGTTGACAATAATCCCATCGACCTCTTTGAACTTTCTACCACGATTTACCTTGGGGAGGTACTCATGGCCTTTGACGACGATCGAATTTTCCAACGCAAACGAAGGCAAAACACTAGAAGGAACTGGGTTAACATAACTCGCGATGACTGAATCCGGATCCGATTTTCTAGATGGGATGCCCACCTGGTCATGTCTAGTTGGAAGGTAGAGCATGAAGCCAAGAAAGGCAGCATTACTTGTGAAAAACACATAAGACGGGACACCAAGCTCATGAGCCACATCGATCATGGAGGAATTGAACATATCAACCACCAACCCTGCAAGTGGAATGGTAGTTGGCAACACATGGTTGAGGATAGCTTCTTTGACAAGATCATTTTGGCTCTGTACGCAATGGGTGTTGTCTTTCTTAACAGGCTTTTCTTGGGGTTGTGAGTCTACATGAGGAAGATGGATAAATTTTACACGGGTATCGGAAGCAGCTAGCAACCTCTCTATGTGCGCATCGGTTGTGGCTACATCTCCTTCCTTGATGCTGAGAACCGTGACTGAGAAACGATCATCTCGATCAAGCAATCGCTTCGAAAACTAAATAGCTGAAACGAGATGGCCCATTCCGGGACTCGATCGGGACAAACACAAGCTCTACTCTCTTCATATTGCAGTACCAAATTACCAGTTGTTATGTCGAGTTGccctttcttccttcttctatATACTCTTTACACACATATATAGAGCAATAAtggaatgaatatatatatacacacatatttcTTTATCTACACCTTTTTTATGCACATTTATATGTGGTTAGACTTGTTAAATATAGGGATAGCATATTTTATGGGGGCTCTCGGCCCCGTCCGCTTATGGACGTCACATATGACCTAATATTAATATTGGAGTTGTTGGACCACATGGACGGGGTCACAATTGATGGGAAAATATTcgcaaattattatatagaaaagaaaaatgatattgtttAAGCTTATCAAGCAAGCATAGCTGTGTTTTGAACGTGTTGTTAGTCTCCCACGACAGATCTggtttcataaaattaaaaaaaaaaaaaaaatacctttaaCACCTACACCACATGATCTTTCCTTAGATGATACAAATAGCTTGAAGAGGTCGCCCCCCGCCGCCggggccgggggggggggggggggggggggggggggggcatattcttttaataaagaTGTTCAAtacaaatttaattataattttttttaagataatgcACGATAATAACACAACGCAAACAAATGACACAAATCTCTCTTTCAATCCCAACAATCTGATGCTGAACCACGGCTTTATCCATCTAAATTATCTAATTAGTAGTTTGAACTTGGCATTGTCAATGATTCGAAAGCTCACCTATACAGTGGGAATGCATCCCAAAGCAGCAAGTGTGGAGAGCATTCTCGAGACTTCTAAatatttgttcatttttataaaatatcttatcttatttcgttttatttaattattataattttttaaaattttaatataaaaataatatattttaataatattttatttaaattttaatattaattaaaggtatcaaatcgtgttaacgggtcgtgtcaaaacatatatattatatatactatatagctaaACCATAATCCAACCCGTTAAACTTAtcatgtcaaaatctcaaatcctaacacaacttaacataacgggtcatgtcgtgtcaacccgttttgacccattagtgaatattatgaaataggttaacacgatACGATATGATccgtttcaaactatttatataaattggttGAATAGGTCCGAAATTAACaagtttgacttgattaaatttagtataattttatataaattttaaaatcacaatatttataaaaattataaaactaactacatgtccaaaattacaatccaaacaataaaaatatcgaaattaaaattctaacaattttacttttaattataaaggtataattttaattttaattttcttaacgtatcaTAATAACaggttaacccgttatcaactCATTAAGAAATCGCGTCTTAATGGGTCAACTCGTTTTGACTCAAACCCGTTAAAATTAAACCCTAACCCGTTATTATCgtatcgtgttcgtgttggattAACGGGTCGTATAACATATTACCATCCCTAATTTTAATATcaactcttttcattttatttttcgaaACAGAGTAGCCTAAATTGTTTTTTTTGACTAACTTTTGAgtcttgataaaaataataatgataaaactCAATGCACGTCTTACTCCTCGAAACAGTTTTCTTTCCACATGGATAGCAGCAACTTTAACACACTTGAAAGTCGGCATGTCTTCAGCTTTTCACATGGATTTCAATTATAGCACCCTTCAAACCTATTTGTGTAGAATGGACTACTGTTTACTGTTTAtatcctttcattttctttttaaatatcatttaaatatgtacataaatttttaattttgttctgtTTGACATGCCAACATGTCTCGAGGGAATATCATCatcacaacaatttttttttttttaaagagaacaAAGACAACTTTATTTAACTCAATAAACGCAAAGGATAAATACTTAAGGAAATGTCTCCCAATATtatgctctcctcagagagtTTAATAGCATCCTTGGCTAAAACATGAGCCAAAGTATTACAATCTCTAGAGACATGTACTATAGACCACCTTTCAAAAAAACCTAGTAAGACTTTTACGTCTAATAAAATCATCCCAGCTAAGGACTCGATCTGGTTTGGATTGTTGAGAGCCAAGACAACTTGCTTAGCATCACCCTCGATAATCACATGATTTAGTCCCaacttgttgaacccaaggtttcaggtttcatgtgattataaatctacacatggattttgatgataacaaatgaattcaaagaataaaggagtttcaagctcaagttgttcacacaatggaatcgagcacatcaaagaaccaagcatgagcaagaaggaaacaagttcacattaaagtcatagagtaatgttataaatctcttaaaattcgaaattaagattaatgctcaaaattaatattttatcataaagcattaaaatacattttccacatatgcatgaatatttttgaaaattaaatttgaaaattttgaaagatgattgattgtcatcttttgcatgtgcatgccttgattaaagggttgaactttgaaaatattaaagatgattgattgtcatctttcacatgtgcatgttttatttgaatattttcaaaagtgattgatgcttttttagacttatacaaaaggtagatgattttgtttgaaaaatttgaaaagtaaagtgtgctcattttgtcatatgcaaaaagtaaaagattaggtttgaattgtttgaaaaggaaagtgtactcattttgtcatatgccaaaagtaaaaaattaggtttgatttttttgaaaaagtgaatgatgttgtctttgacaattgaaaaagaagaaccttttatttgaatgttttgaaaaagtgaatgatgttgtatttgacatgtgaatctttttaaatttgaatatgaagtctcatgtgcctataaatagatcatttgagagcttcacattcataacaccaagagcatacaacattcattcaaaactttcattatctcttctctaagcattgagcattaatccttgttcattttgagagatatagtttgcgttgtattgttcttatttcactcattgatgagtgttttctgataacctacccactatcagcttttgtatcagaaaaagggtgtgtataacccttgtgcatgtagaaagtattctacacggggaatagttgaatcaccacgtgtaaggtgattgcaagtgtagagggtgttctacacggatcctttgtagcggtgttgttcaaaggtgtaataagtttctatctccacctgaaggaggttgaatagtgaatttgggaatcctcaaggggtagcttgaggcaaggacgtaggcagtggggccgaacctcgttaacatactgagtttgcttttctcttacccttattctttatatttattgttatttcatattttgtttatattttatattatatatttgatttataattgttatttttttaatacaactcaattcaccccccctcttgtgttagtcatctgggcaacaattggtatcagagctagttgacctgtactgttcatacaggcagatcactcatgggaactctcgcttgtgactgtgtcaccgaagcaagactctccgaccatgagtgacggtgcatcggtagagacggtggccggctagtctggtaggtacaattgttaggtgacataggtgcggcctatgatcagtaacaattggtattagagctagttgacctgtactgttcatacaggcagatcactcatgggaactctcgcttgtgactgtgtcaccgaagcaagtctctccgaccatgagtgacggtgcaccggtagagacggtggccggctagtctggtaagtacaattgttaggtgacataggtgcggcctatgatcagtaacaattggtatcagagctagttgacctatactgttcatacaggcagatcactcatgggaactctcgcttgtgactgtgtcaccgaagcaagtctctccgaccatgagtgacggtgcaccggtagagacgttGGCTGGCTAGTTTGGTaagtacaattgttaggtgacataggtgcggcctatgatcagtaacaattggtatcagagctaagagctctattataagattaactatcttttgagttaagatcttatggctaacattgcagcttcatttggtgaaggtcaatctaacagtcggcctccactcttttgtggagataattactcattttggaaagttagaatgagaatatttcttcaaattcaaggtagagaaatctggaaatgtattgtaaatggaccttatattccaacaaaagtggttgatggagtaaaggtcaaaaaggaagaagaagagtttgatcgtgaagacgatagactttatactttaaatttaattgctatgaatttattatataatgctcttaatggaaatgagtttaatagaataatgaattgcgctacagcaaaggaaatttgggataacttggaagtaacttataaaggaacttcgcaagtcaaggaatcaaaaatttatattcttactcatgaatatgaaatgtttaagatgaatgatgatgaatctatttctagtatgcacactcgttttactaacatcataaacagcttgacagctcttggcaaagtttatttcaaggtggagatagtaagaaaaattctcaactctttaccaaaacgttgggaatcaaaagttacaacgattcttgaagctagagacctcaagaaggtcgaaatcaatgaactcatcgggtcacttatcacccatgagtacacattgaaaagaggagaagaagaaggaaagccaaagaagagtttagcacttaaagctgttcctccatgaaagtgaaagtgatgaagatgaggaaaatgacgataaagatgaagaagttacgatgataacaagaagaattcagaggttcttgaagagaAATAGAACtgctccgaggaaatccttcaaaaagttttccaagaaagattcaggtaaaaatgacactttaatttgttataaatgcaataaacctggtcatatcaagccaaattgtcctctactaaagaaagatcgaaacaagggcaagaaagcaatgaaagctacatgggatgatgattcaagtagctcagatagtgaagcaagcaatgaagaattagcaaatctttgtcttatggcaaaagatgacattgaggtaacaaatcttgataatattgaaaatccttcatatgaagaattgcaaaatgttttagaagaggcttatgggtatcaagtatactgctttgaaaaagaaaaattcttctttaacaaacgaaattgaaattttaagaaaagaaagtatcattttgaaagatgaaaatcttgaattgaataagaagaaaaccgatttagaaaatattgttgaaaactttacaaatggaaaaagaaattttggaaaacttcttggtagtcaaatatgtgtttttgacaaggcaggtttgggatatatgccaaaacaaaaatacaaaccttataaaaatttctttgataatcattctacatcaaaaactaatattcaaaattcttttaataaaaataattttgtcaaaaaaggatattattataatcattcaagtttttcatatatgtcacatgctatttgtaatttttgtaatagaaatgctcataattatcatacttgtcctattagaagaaatcatacaatgactattagggccatatgggtacctaaaaatcttgtttcttctaatactaataaataaaggacccaaagaacttgggtaccaagaaaaatcattttaattatttttataggtatgcatgaagtcatccacaagcaaaaacaaatggtttttagatagtggatgttcaagacacatgacgggagacaaaactaagttctttgatcttagatctaaagaagaaggacacgtgacatttggagacaactcgaaagggaagatcgtggtaATAGGtcaaattggtaatgaatcttctctcataattgaagatgttctacttgttgaaggtctaaaacataatcttttgagcataagtcaattatgtgataaaggatttacagttactttcaaaatggataaatgcattattttgaaagatcatgattgtaatatttgttttattgcttttagaagtaacaatgtttatacaatcgattttgaagaaattaccccacaagatgcaatttgtttttcagctcaaaatgaaactagttggttatggcatagaagactagctCATgctaacatggaacttatttcgaaactttcaaaaaatgatcttgtgagaggtttaccaaaaacatattttcttaaagacaaaatttgttatgcatgtcaatttggtaaacaaacaaaaacttcttttaaaactaagaaacatatttccactaatAGACCATtgtaactgatacacatggatctttttggaccaaatagagttgcaagtataggaggaaaatattatgcatttgttattgttgatgatttctctagatatacttgggtcatctttcttgctcattgaccggtgcaaaactgcaagtgcacagtatcgtagttttatagtaaagtaataagaagagtatcgtcctcagggattggtaccttactcttgccaaataccaaaattatgctaatctcaattttatctagaggaatcactaaggtttttgtagtagcaaataaaactagatcaactcaagagaaataagcaaagaaagtaaaactgatgtttgaagatcaaattcaatagggaagaaaacttctaggaaatcgatttcaccataattcttcactatgcttttctcatccagctaatttaacttaaacctcttttgtctattagcaaatctctaattcatccaaaagcctctttcgatagtcaattggaattgattctagtttatcaattcacacaagagtatgcaaattaaataatcaagaacgcaataagaccaatgatttaattactacacaggttcatacaagtctttcgatctctatacttacctatgctgaaatatccaagatctaccctatgattccctctttcgatagcaaatcacaagattaataatcatctaatcaatggccagttaattagaagcattaaactcagaataaatcagataaacaaagagagaattgcattaaattagcatggacaaacaagcatagttcggaattaggttacatcgttttcctagaaagaagaaaatttagctcatactagaattggaattcaacataaacgaattcaccataattgttctgagaagatgggaagaagaaaataaacactgaaaaatcctccttgcagcctcaactggtcgtcaaaagctcaagagaacgattcaacgcctttctaccgtccgtgctcgtgtatgaatccaacgtacgtgcaataaattggaattccgtctccaaaacaaatgatttgaatccctctagctatgtttttctctcccaaagagtgttctccagtcaaaaaccgcggctctagagtgaagaatggccttttatatggtcccacggcggaaaacctaaaatctgtcaaaatacgatgttcgctcgagcggggtgtcgagcgcgcgtcgag
This is a stretch of genomic DNA from Carya illinoinensis cultivar Pawnee chromosome 3, C.illinoinensisPawnee_v1, whole genome shotgun sequence. It encodes these proteins:
- the LOC122304478 gene encoding UDP-glycosyltransferase 71K1-like, whose product is MDKAVVQHQIVGIEREICVIFTVLSIKEGDVATTDAHIERLLAASDTRVKFIHLPHVDSQPQEKPVKKDNTHCVQSQNDLVKEAILNHVLPTTIPLAGLVVDMFNSSMIDVAHELGVPSYVFFTSNAAFLGFMLYLPTRHDQVGIPSRKSDPDSVIASYVNPVPSSVLPSFALENSIVVKGHEYLPKVNRGRKFKEVDGIIVNTFYELETHAVDSFLDDKTPPVYTVGPVIDLENKNHSGVNQVKHEEIMK